A genomic stretch from Nodosilinea sp. E11 includes:
- a CDS encoding DUF433 domain-containing protein: MLNRLSLGDAGGNGKLTIRGQAVMVEQVLRWLADGLSYQDVLSE; the protein is encoded by the coding sequence TTGCTGAATCGACTTAGCCTTGGAGACGCAGGAGGCAACGGCAAGCTGACGATTCGTGGGCAGGCGGTGATGGTTGAGCAGGTGCTGAGATGGTTAGCTGATGGCCTGTCCTATCAAGATGTGCTGAGTGAATGA
- the cas2 gene encoding CRISPR-associated endonuclease Cas2, which produces MHVVITYDISEDKRRTKIHKILSSYGQWMQFSVFECSLTATQYTKLRNRLNKLIKAEEDSIRLYFLCECCQPKVERIGGEAVRDETVFFA; this is translated from the coding sequence ATGCACGTTGTTATCACCTACGATATTTCTGAAGACAAACGTCGCACTAAGATTCACAAGATACTGTCGTCCTATGGGCAGTGGATGCAGTTCAGTGTGTTTGAATGTAGCCTGACCGCTACGCAATACACTAAATTGCGAAATCGCCTCAACAAGCTGATTAAGGCCGAAGAAGACAGCATTCGGCTTTACTTTCTCTGCGAATGCTGCCAGCCAAAAGTGGAGCGTATCGGCGGTGAGGCGGTGCGTGATGAAACTGTATTTTTTGCCTAG
- the cas4 gene encoding CRISPR-associated protein Cas4, which produces MIEADYIPIAALNQYAYCPHRCWRMFCAGEFIDNQYTLEGTGLHDRVHTLGSNHREETWQVRAIWLKSDRYGLIGKSDLIEETDGQLCPVEYKRGHRGEFDNDELQVCAQALCLEDMTQTTITQGFVYYAQSHQRQPVEISPALREDAIATITAVRTLLHTGTMPPPVYTKRCRGCSLYAQCLPQAATKVGRYKETL; this is translated from the coding sequence ATGATCGAGGCTGACTACATACCCATCGCGGCTCTGAACCAGTACGCCTACTGCCCTCACCGCTGCTGGCGTATGTTCTGTGCTGGGGAGTTCATCGACAACCAGTACACCCTTGAAGGCACTGGCCTGCATGATCGGGTTCACACTCTGGGCAGCAACCATCGAGAAGAAACCTGGCAGGTACGGGCTATTTGGCTCAAGAGCGATCGCTATGGTTTGATCGGCAAATCTGATCTGATCGAAGAAACCGATGGCCAGCTGTGTCCTGTGGAGTACAAACGCGGTCACCGGGGCGAATTTGATAACGATGAACTACAGGTCTGTGCCCAGGCTCTCTGCCTGGAGGATATGACCCAAACGACTATTACCCAAGGCTTTGTCTACTACGCCCAGTCGCACCAGCGGCAGCCGGTAGAGATTTCGCCAGCGCTGAGGGAGGATGCGATCGCCACGATCACCGCCGTTCGCACACTACTCCACACGGGCACCATGCCGCCCCCGGTTTATACCAAACGCTGCCGGGGCTGTAGCCTCTATGCCCAATGCCTACCCCAGGCGGCTACCAAAGTGGGCCGCTATAAAGAAACCCTTTAA
- the cas1d gene encoding type I-D CRISPR-associated endonuclease Cas1d, with translation MGTVYISTDDTFIGKTDERLRVRAQKETLLDVPLIKVDGVVILGRATVSPAALIELLERKIPLSFMTGTGRFLGRLEPELNKNIFVRSAQWQAAGETDRSIHAVQGFIRGKLKNYRSTLLRAQREGIDGLEAGITRLEQATNPINQTSIIDALRGLEWAGSAAYFGHFGRLIRNGDFSFKTRCRRPPTDPVNALLSFGYALLGHDVQGAINIVGFDPYLGYLHTQRYGRPSLALDLMEEFRPLVVDAMVLSAINRKALTPSDFADEPVSHAVSLTDEGRRKFLRLYEQKKQSKFKHPVMGRQCTYQEAFEIQARLLAKYLMSETEQYPPLVLR, from the coding sequence ATGGGAACCGTTTACATTTCTACCGACGATACCTTTATTGGCAAAACCGACGAACGACTACGGGTTCGTGCCCAAAAAGAAACTCTGCTGGATGTGCCTCTGATTAAAGTCGATGGAGTAGTCATCCTGGGTCGAGCCACTGTCTCCCCAGCGGCTTTGATTGAGCTACTAGAGCGTAAGATTCCCCTCAGCTTTATGACCGGCACCGGACGCTTTCTAGGACGGCTAGAGCCAGAGCTAAACAAGAATATCTTCGTCCGTTCAGCTCAGTGGCAAGCCGCAGGCGAAACGGATCGCTCTATTCATGCTGTGCAGGGCTTCATTCGAGGCAAGCTGAAGAACTATCGTAGTACGCTGTTACGGGCACAGCGAGAGGGTATTGATGGCCTAGAAGCGGGCATTACTCGTTTAGAACAGGCCACTAACCCTATTAACCAAACCTCTATCATTGATGCCCTACGGGGGTTAGAATGGGCTGGTAGTGCTGCCTATTTTGGCCACTTTGGTCGCCTCATTCGCAATGGTGACTTTAGCTTCAAAACCCGCTGTCGCCGCCCGCCCACTGACCCAGTCAATGCTTTGCTGAGTTTTGGCTATGCCCTGCTAGGCCACGATGTTCAGGGGGCAATCAATATTGTTGGTTTTGACCCCTATTTGGGCTATCTCCACACCCAGCGCTACGGTCGCCCCTCGCTGGCCCTTGATCTGATGGAAGAGTTTCGGCCCCTGGTGGTCGATGCTATGGTGCTCTCGGCCATCAACCGCAAGGCGCTAACCCCTAGCGATTTTGCCGACGAACCCGTTAGCCATGCAGTTTCCCTGACCGACGAGGGTCGCCGCAAGTTTTTACGACTGTATGAACAAAAGAAACAGTCAAAGTTTAAGCACCCCGTCATGGGACGACAGTGTACCTATCAAGAAGCTTTTGAGATCCAGGCCCGCTTGCTGGCCAAGTACCTGATGTCTGAGACAGAGCAGTACCCACCGCTAGTTCTAAGGTGA
- a CDS encoding helix-turn-helix transcriptional regulator, which translates to MASGIGVVSFRDALREVMAVHGAQASVVARSAGISESSLSKYLSGTFDLRTSDTDRIRQALTPAAHEHLLRLLGLPQLELLAADGQDRALLMESAIQDFVRQCSDRDYLRILGAVTRGRTEALGHST; encoded by the coding sequence ATGGCTTCAGGTATTGGGGTGGTCTCGTTTAGGGATGCTCTTAGAGAAGTTATGGCTGTGCACGGGGCGCAAGCCAGCGTCGTGGCCCGCTCGGCTGGCATATCAGAAAGCAGCCTCTCAAAGTACCTGAGCGGCACCTTCGACTTGAGAACTAGCGACACCGACAGAATTCGACAAGCCTTGACCCCAGCAGCCCATGAGCACCTGCTACGCCTGCTAGGGTTGCCCCAACTTGAACTGTTGGCAGCTGATGGCCAAGACCGTGCTCTCTTGATGGAATCTGCAATTCAGGACTTTGTTCGCCAATGCAGCGATCGGGATTATCTACGAATTTTGGGGGCCGTTACACGAGGGCGAACTGAAGCCCTTGGCCACAGCACTTAA
- the cas3 gene encoding type I-D CRISPR-associated helicase Cas3', whose translation MDSLKIQLEPRSIATCPNPVLPAELLNAFDHSVLQHQADVYEAAKTHDIILDLAPTGTGKTKAGLSVIHRNRNRNAIYIAPTNALIEQQTEAAQKFVDVSGLPHIVVAASAKQVREWPNNRVGSRPGEKIYNLLREPATIFPEYGGRPLLLVTNPDIFYYAAFFQYGSKDRSNIASEFYSSFSTIIFDEFHLYDAKQLVSLLFYLALSQVFKYFEHGRKIVLLTATPEPACEAALALLKNEGVKIQQVDGQSDESQQTPSQTSVNLEIRKYIDKESLIVEITDEVINRLQGHPGQYGAVILDSKDTLNRVADQLRNKVGEHHFGRIIGNTPKEQRHSAAQKQVILATSTVDVGFNFERDIDTDRQNLDWLVFSSRDRFSFWQRLGRVGRVLGKIVTHIPSDAIAYLPEKAWEQGLVDLPIDAGRTGLQQKLEALDCLKRPFLDIYWRSEAFLEIAKPLLELETQLEGLPQASLVTDLYRVLQEILQGKRDWDFYKRRIRMLQGAENLAKSSLEKIQKDWKYIKGGQSCLMSFLRTCCPEDYEDIQAGRDSIASVESLLKKDSELAEELHSYAKTIHASYSPLFRFRDSLFENLKIQDPHKLLLDEAGEAIIDPIHLLRFYEFESDENHIIAVSRAEQPYSLAFSLYVNSLEEFDNNYLCKLFAFENCSIKRMVGNVTRSTALIKEIEKNLMPGIVVKEHMNNRWVIRRLRSQGLEYYPIHVSGGDSPTPNEYLFFPSLSGILAIAAAGVALQSPDNEEFWVA comes from the coding sequence ATGGATAGCCTCAAAATTCAACTCGAACCCCGCAGTATTGCCACCTGCCCTAATCCTGTTCTCCCGGCTGAACTGCTGAATGCCTTTGACCATAGCGTTCTCCAACACCAGGCCGATGTCTACGAAGCCGCCAAAACCCATGATATTATCCTTGACTTGGCTCCTACCGGTACTGGCAAAACCAAAGCAGGCTTAAGCGTTATTCATCGCAACCGTAATCGTAATGCGATTTACATCGCCCCCACCAATGCTCTGATCGAGCAACAGACCGAAGCCGCTCAAAAGTTTGTTGATGTCTCTGGACTACCTCACATCGTAGTAGCTGCTTCTGCCAAGCAGGTCAGAGAATGGCCTAACAATAGAGTAGGTTCCCGTCCAGGAGAGAAGATCTACAATCTACTCAGAGAGCCTGCAACTATTTTTCCTGAGTATGGTGGTCGGCCCTTACTTTTAGTCACCAATCCAGATATCTTCTACTACGCAGCCTTCTTTCAGTACGGCTCTAAAGATAGAAGCAATATTGCCAGCGAATTTTACAGCAGTTTCTCAACTATTATTTTTGACGAGTTTCACCTCTATGATGCCAAACAGCTAGTTAGCTTACTTTTCTACTTGGCCCTATCCCAGGTTTTTAAGTATTTTGAACATGGCCGCAAAATAGTTCTTTTAACGGCAACTCCTGAACCTGCCTGTGAAGCAGCTTTGGCCCTTCTCAAAAACGAAGGGGTCAAGATCCAGCAAGTAGATGGACAAAGTGACGAAAGTCAACAAACGCCCTCACAGACTTCAGTTAATCTAGAAATCCGCAAATATATAGATAAAGAAAGCTTGATTGTCGAGATAACTGACGAGGTCATAAATCGTCTTCAGGGTCATCCTGGCCAGTACGGAGCGGTCATCTTAGACTCTAAAGATACGCTCAATCGTGTTGCAGATCAGCTACGAAATAAAGTTGGTGAACATCACTTTGGAAGAATTATTGGCAATACTCCCAAAGAACAACGCCATTCAGCAGCCCAAAAACAAGTGATTTTGGCCACTAGTACTGTTGATGTTGGCTTCAACTTTGAGCGGGATATTGATACAGATCGTCAAAATTTAGACTGGCTTGTTTTCTCATCCCGCGATCGCTTCTCTTTTTGGCAGCGACTTGGTCGTGTTGGGCGCGTATTGGGTAAGATTGTCACTCATATTCCTTCGGATGCGATCGCCTATCTCCCAGAAAAAGCCTGGGAGCAGGGCCTTGTGGATCTACCTATTGATGCTGGTCGCACTGGCTTACAACAAAAACTTGAAGCCCTAGATTGTCTAAAACGCCCCTTCTTAGATATTTACTGGCGTTCAGAAGCTTTCCTAGAAATTGCCAAACCGCTCCTTGAGCTAGAGACGCAATTAGAGGGGCTTCCTCAAGCAAGCCTTGTTACTGATTTGTATAGAGTTCTTCAGGAAATTTTACAAGGGAAGCGAGACTGGGATTTCTATAAGAGACGAATTCGAATGTTGCAAGGTGCAGAAAATCTTGCGAAATCATCACTCGAAAAAATTCAAAAAGACTGGAAGTATATCAAGGGTGGCCAAAGTTGTTTGATGAGCTTTCTTAGAACCTGTTGCCCAGAAGACTACGAGGATATCCAGGCAGGTCGTGATTCTATTGCTTCAGTAGAATCCCTTCTGAAAAAAGATTCTGAATTAGCAGAAGAGCTCCACAGCTACGCCAAAACCATTCATGCAAGCTACAGTCCGCTGTTTCGATTCAGAGACAGCCTCTTTGAAAATCTCAAAATCCAAGATCCTCATAAGCTACTGCTAGACGAAGCTGGAGAAGCAATCATTGATCCAATACACCTTCTAAGATTTTATGAATTTGAATCAGATGAAAACCATATCATTGCTGTCAGTAGAGCAGAGCAACCTTACTCTCTAGCCTTTTCTCTCTACGTTAACAGTCTAGAAGAATTCGACAACAATTACCTTTGCAAACTGTTCGCCTTTGAAAACTGCTCTATTAAACGTATGGTCGGTAATGTGACTCGTTCTACAGCCTTGATCAAAGAAATTGAGAAAAATCTGATGCCAGGTATCGTTGTTAAAGAACATATGAACAACCGTTGGGTTATCAGAAGGCTAAGAAGCCAAGGGCTTGAGTACTACCCAATTCATGTTTCTGGCGGCGACAGCCCAACCCCTAACGAGTATTTATTTTTCCCTAGTCTTTCCGGTATTCTCGCGATCGCCGCTGCCGGAGTTGCCTTGCAAAGTCCCGACAATGAAGAATTCTGGGTTGCTTAG
- the cas7d gene encoding type I-D CRISPR-associated protein Cas7/Csc2, giving the protein MFIEKLQPFLATSYENFPKGRTIGAVVLRTTQSETIFRTEGTGEPMCSEYVQAGVADTATIPRLVMTKRKQIAPERRKGREFLRVHELLYPDPKGNSICSLNTNAPCEMCVDCFLYGFAAGGEGAQKSRVWTEDAFSVLPSTELIGDRTINAIFETGTMRDEEGKASTALNTSEYIKPGVHFLDIVTFKDVTADELRYALGNVLLTTRYGAVSSRVGRMENQILGIFGGIAELPSSLELVQGIYDKLATDQREHPLNTGVLIAATQNVISTWTSKRGISVQLSATELDELIADVDRHLSIDDQASFLKRLSESYEPMRKVKAASKKKGKGKEQEA; this is encoded by the coding sequence ATGTTTATTGAAAAACTGCAACCCTTTCTCGCTACCAGCTACGAAAACTTTCCTAAAGGCCGCACCATTGGTGCTGTGGTACTGCGAACCACCCAATCAGAAACCATCTTTCGCACCGAGGGTACCGGGGAACCCATGTGCAGCGAGTACGTGCAAGCGGGCGTAGCCGATACCGCTACCATTCCCCGACTGGTGATGACCAAACGCAAGCAGATTGCCCCAGAGCGTCGCAAAGGGCGCGAGTTTCTGCGGGTTCACGAACTTCTGTATCCCGACCCCAAAGGCAATTCTATCTGTTCTCTCAACACCAACGCCCCCTGTGAGATGTGTGTTGACTGCTTTCTCTATGGTTTTGCCGCTGGTGGTGAAGGGGCACAGAAAAGCCGGGTATGGACAGAAGATGCTTTTAGCGTGCTGCCCTCTACGGAATTGATTGGCGATCGCACTATCAACGCCATTTTTGAAACCGGCACTATGCGGGACGAAGAAGGTAAAGCCTCCACCGCCCTCAACACCAGCGAATACATCAAGCCAGGGGTTCACTTTCTCGATATTGTTACCTTCAAAGATGTAACCGCCGACGAGCTTCGCTACGCCCTGGGTAATGTTCTGCTGACCACCCGCTATGGCGCTGTCTCCAGCCGCGTTGGCCGCATGGAGAACCAAATACTGGGCATTTTTGGCGGCATTGCCGAACTTCCCAGTTCTCTCGAACTGGTGCAAGGCATCTATGACAAGCTAGCGACCGACCAACGAGAACATCCCCTCAACACTGGTGTATTGATTGCAGCTACCCAAAACGTGATCTCCACATGGACAAGTAAGCGAGGTATTTCAGTGCAGCTTTCGGCTACAGAACTAGACGAGTTGATCGCTGATGTAGACCGTCATCTTTCAATCGATGATCAAGCCTCTTTTCTAAAACGGCTGAGTGAATCCTACGAACCGATGCGTAAGGTCAAAGCTGCATCAAAGAAAAAAGGCAAAGGCAAAGAGCAGGAGGCTTAA
- the cas5d gene encoding type I-D CRISPR-associated protein Cas5/Csc1: MKQVELELQTTPPPYKTAQLIELWCAEPVFFASRELSDTYYTEGTIGNYALAYALGWARSPYRLLGKATGRPTYLEDLTPLAGQRYILPAWPVATSASFRFERFNALSDSYWYAMTNNRVAIARDDLPLKRTGKKPNTFRPSNFPQTGRLRMIERGNRFQTIAFGDGELPEYIRVGKFMSKVKVEIVKTVDVIAQPPGEYNCHAYLNSADLTSGLGLLSFDLISIPPASLLKNLRFSGSAWQVGDYTLPANLEFCGGRNHG; the protein is encoded by the coding sequence ATGAAGCAAGTTGAGCTAGAGCTTCAAACTACCCCGCCGCCCTATAAAACAGCTCAACTGATAGAGCTGTGGTGCGCTGAACCTGTCTTCTTTGCCTCCAGAGAGCTATCAGACACCTACTACACCGAGGGCACCATTGGGAACTACGCCCTGGCCTATGCCCTCGGCTGGGCACGATCGCCCTACCGCTTGCTGGGAAAAGCCACCGGGCGACCGACCTATCTCGAAGACCTCACCCCCCTGGCGGGTCAGCGCTATATTCTCCCGGCTTGGCCTGTAGCCACCTCAGCCTCCTTTCGCTTTGAAAGATTTAATGCTCTGTCAGACTCCTACTGGTACGCCATGACCAACAACCGGGTGGCCATTGCCAGAGACGATCTGCCCCTAAAGCGCACAGGCAAAAAACCGAATACCTTTCGACCCAGCAATTTTCCGCAAACAGGTCGCCTACGGATGATTGAGCGGGGCAACCGCTTTCAAACCATTGCCTTTGGCGATGGTGAACTACCTGAATACATTCGGGTCGGTAAGTTTATGAGCAAAGTCAAGGTTGAAATCGTGAAAACGGTTGATGTCATTGCCCAACCCCCAGGGGAGTACAACTGCCATGCCTACCTTAACTCAGCGGATCTCACCTCTGGCCTTGGCCTGTTAAGTTTTGACCTGATCTCTATCCCCCCTGCCTCATTGCTCAAAAATCTGCGCTTTAGCGGATCTGCTTGGCAAGTAGGTGACTATACTCTCCCTGCCAACCTAGAATTTTGTGGAGGACGCAACCATGGATAG
- the cas6 gene encoding CRISPR-associated endoribonuclease Cas6, giving the protein MPHSLVLNLLPSSPIPPGFTTGKHLHALFLNLVSSVDAAMGNQLHANEGNKSFTLSPLQLVRSHRPQLRSKPDRSPEPASGSMQWQYRQPVSSGTPCWWRISLLDDRLFGHLSQLWLNLNPNQPWHLGPADLHITSILGTPQSTQPWANFCNYQQLYDQASETERKLTLQFYTPTAFRQGKYDAAMPIPASVFGSLLRRWNHHSGLEFSPDIIDALQPSYFNIRTEVAQDPRTQFQHTGARVNPANQFMGCVGKVTYQILGSCNRDTIQQLNTLADFALYAGVGRKTPMGMGMTRRVA; this is encoded by the coding sequence ATGCCACACAGCCTTGTCCTCAACCTCCTCCCCTCCTCCCCCATTCCCCCCGGCTTTACTACCGGCAAACACCTCCACGCCCTCTTCCTCAACCTCGTCAGCTCCGTTGATGCGGCCATGGGTAACCAGCTCCACGCTAACGAAGGCAACAAATCCTTTACCCTCAGTCCGTTGCAGCTCGTTCGCAGTCACAGGCCACAGCTACGGAGCAAGCCCGATCGCTCCCCTGAACCAGCGTCAGGCTCTATGCAATGGCAATACCGTCAGCCCGTCTCTTCCGGTACCCCCTGCTGGTGGCGCATCTCTCTGCTCGACGATCGCCTCTTTGGCCACCTCAGCCAGCTCTGGCTCAACCTCAACCCCAACCAACCCTGGCATCTGGGGCCAGCCGACCTGCACATCACTAGCATTCTAGGCACGCCCCAGAGCACCCAGCCCTGGGCCAACTTCTGCAATTACCAGCAGCTCTACGACCAGGCATCTGAGACAGAACGCAAGCTCACCCTCCAGTTCTATACCCCTACCGCCTTCCGCCAGGGCAAGTATGATGCCGCCATGCCTATCCCTGCCAGTGTCTTCGGCAGCCTGCTCCGCCGCTGGAACCACCACAGTGGTTTGGAGTTCTCCCCCGACATCATCGACGCTCTTCAGCCCAGCTACTTCAACATTCGTACCGAGGTAGCCCAAGATCCCCGTACTCAGTTCCAGCACACCGGGGCTAGGGTCAACCCCGCCAACCAATTCATGGGCTGCGTTGGCAAAGTCACCTACCAAATTTTGGGAAGCTGCAATCGCGACACCATTCAACAACTCAATACCCTGGCCGATTTTGCTCTCTACGCCGGGGTTGGGAGAAAGACGCCTATGGGCATGGGCATGACCCGCCGGGTAGCTTAA
- a CDS encoding helix-turn-helix transcriptional regulator yields the protein MADQNDSSSPPAPEAEPSHGPHRVSIREALRMTLDKFDVNARDLAQRSQVTQGTLSGFRNGRREINTSSLQRVLDELEPEAFVYMLSLMLQSEQAMIASRSDQASGSNSLETDALFALIDTYCRQCSTEEQLALLRVVYRASQANPNLDSM from the coding sequence ATGGCCGATCAGAATGATTCCTCATCCCCCCCTGCCCCGGAGGCGGAACCGAGCCATGGCCCCCATCGCGTGAGCATCCGCGAAGCCCTGCGAATGACGCTAGATAAGTTTGACGTCAATGCCAGGGATCTGGCTCAGCGATCTCAAGTCACCCAGGGTACGCTCTCGGGGTTTCGTAACGGCAGGCGGGAGATTAACACCTCCTCGCTTCAGCGGGTGCTGGATGAACTTGAACCCGAAGCATTTGTCTATATGCTTTCGCTCATGCTGCAATCTGAGCAGGCGATGATCGCCAGTCGTAGCGACCAAGCCTCTGGCAGCAATTCCCTAGAAACCGATGCGTTGTTTGCGCTGATTGACACGTACTGTCGGCAGTGCAGCACCGAGGAACAACTTGCCCTGCTCCGGGTCGTGTATAGGGCATCTCAAGCTAACCCAAACCTTGACAGCATGTAG